One window of the Pseudobdellovibrionaceae bacterium genome contains the following:
- a CDS encoding RNA methyltransferase → MAKFLALTSFGLRDVLEDEIREMGLKIVDKEATGVFFESNWEGAYRANLCLRTATKILLPVLDFPAYKPEDLYHNIQKHDFTKYIRPDQTLSIDAHVRESALQDQRFVAMKIKDAIVDQFRDKCDGQRPDVERENPALDVVVRVFRNEVNVSINTTGPTLSMRGYRKSSVMAPLREHLAAGLIRMTGWNGHCPLVDPMCGSGTFLIEAGLMALNIAPGTLRKRFAFQGFKGFQEDAWKTVLEEAMDKEFTNIPSKIYGFDIDGMALRAARANAEGAGVSDFITLKKAPIVTLEPPPGNVPGIVIVNPPYGERLGITEELKDVYRDLAHALKVGFKGWKLFLLSGNQDLTAALKLKAEKRHRVYNGNLDCRFLEYHIR, encoded by the coding sequence ATGGCAAAATTTTTAGCGCTGACATCATTTGGACTGAGGGATGTCCTGGAGGATGAAATCCGGGAAATGGGCCTCAAGATTGTGGATAAAGAGGCCACAGGGGTCTTTTTTGAATCCAATTGGGAAGGCGCTTATCGGGCCAACCTCTGTTTGCGAACGGCGACTAAGATTCTTTTGCCGGTGTTGGATTTTCCTGCATACAAGCCCGAGGATTTGTATCACAACATTCAAAAGCACGATTTCACCAAGTATATCCGGCCGGATCAGACTTTAAGTATTGATGCCCATGTAAGGGAAAGTGCTCTTCAGGATCAGCGCTTTGTGGCGATGAAGATCAAAGACGCTATTGTTGATCAGTTTCGCGATAAATGTGATGGCCAGAGGCCCGATGTGGAGCGGGAAAACCCGGCTCTAGATGTGGTGGTGAGGGTGTTCCGCAACGAAGTAAATGTTTCGATCAACACCACGGGACCAACCCTGTCTATGAGGGGTTACCGAAAAAGTTCGGTGATGGCCCCTCTTCGGGAACACCTGGCCGCCGGCTTGATTCGTATGACAGGATGGAATGGTCATTGTCCCTTGGTGGATCCCATGTGTGGGTCGGGAACTTTTTTGATCGAAGCCGGGTTGATGGCTCTTAATATCGCCCCAGGGACGCTTCGCAAGCGTTTTGCTTTCCAGGGGTTCAAGGGATTTCAGGAAGATGCCTGGAAGACGGTTTTGGAAGAGGCAATGGACAAGGAGTTCACTAACATCCCCTCGAAGATCTACGGTTTTGATATTGACGGCATGGCATTGAGGGCGGCGCGGGCCAACGCAGAGGGAGCTGGGGTCAGCGACTTTATCACGCTCAAGAAGGCGCCAATTGTGACCCTTGAACCACCACCGGGAAATGTGCCTGGCATTGTGATCGTTAATCCGCCCTACGGGGAGAGATTGGGGATTACCGAAGAGCTCAAAGACGTCTACAGAGACCTGGCCCACGCCCTTAAGGTTGGGTTCAAAGGTTGGAAGCTGTTCTTATTGTCCGGAAATCAGGATCTAACTGCAGCCCTCAAGCTTAAAGCCGAAAAGCGCCACCGGGTTTACAACGGTAATCTGGATTGCCGCTTTTTGGAGTACCATATCCGCTGA
- a CDS encoding carbon-nitrogen hydrolase family protein, protein MAQQPMRVALVQLTSTDCPDSNEAQLFAGLQMAVAQQRVRLIVLPENTLFLRLNRQREIKALELTDSVVGRLQTFCREQSCDLLLTTPTREDGRCVNATLHFSKDGKFRVVYRKIHLFDVDVEGVPPVRESDDFKCGSDGAVLEIEGWKIGLSICYDLRFAELYGQYARQGVDLITVPAAFLVPTGRAHWEVLLRARAIENQAYVLAPAQGGHHQNQQGESRETWGHSLAIGPWGEVIGDLAEAESPSVLCVSLDPQRIQEVRRQIPQGSHRRLN, encoded by the coding sequence ATGGCTCAACAACCAATGCGGGTTGCCCTGGTGCAACTCACCTCAACAGATTGTCCTGATAGTAACGAGGCTCAACTTTTTGCGGGTTTGCAAATGGCTGTTGCCCAACAGCGGGTTCGCTTGATTGTTCTTCCGGAGAATACTCTCTTTTTGAGGCTTAATCGACAGCGAGAGATTAAGGCCCTGGAGTTGACTGACTCAGTGGTCGGGCGACTTCAAACCTTTTGCCGAGAGCAGTCCTGTGATCTTTTGCTGACGACTCCTACACGCGAAGATGGGAGGTGCGTGAATGCCACCTTACACTTCAGCAAGGATGGAAAGTTCCGAGTAGTCTACCGCAAAATCCACCTTTTCGATGTGGACGTGGAGGGGGTCCCTCCGGTTCGCGAATCGGACGACTTCAAATGCGGGAGTGATGGGGCGGTCCTTGAAATTGAGGGTTGGAAGATTGGACTGAGTATTTGCTATGACCTGCGATTTGCCGAGTTGTATGGTCAGTACGCCCGGCAAGGGGTCGATTTGATCACCGTTCCGGCCGCCTTTTTGGTGCCAACGGGGAGGGCGCATTGGGAAGTTCTCCTACGCGCTCGTGCCATCGAAAACCAGGCCTATGTCCTGGCCCCGGCTCAGGGTGGCCACCATCAGAATCAACAGGGCGAAAGTCGGGAGACTTGGGGGCACAGTCTCGCCATTGGACCATGGGGTGAGGTGATAGGGGACCTGGCTGAGGCGGAAAGCCCTTCAGTTCTGTGTGTGAGCCTCGATCCTCAAAGAATCCAGGAAGTCCGTCGCCAGATCCCGCAGGGGAGTCACCGGCGGCTCAACTAA
- a CDS encoding KOW motif-containing protein, which produces MKLKIKKGATVEVTAGADRGKRGTVLEIDKGALKIRVQGVRMQTHFDKQDGLNTKEGFLDYSNVKLIEQAAAKKAGGKKKKASARK; this is translated from the coding sequence ATGAAGTTGAAGATTAAGAAGGGTGCCACCGTTGAAGTAACTGCTGGTGCTGATCGCGGTAAGCGAGGAACTGTTCTGGAAATCGACAAGGGAGCTCTGAAGATCCGTGTTCAGGGTGTTCGTATGCAGACTCACTTTGATAAGCAAGATGGCCTCAACACCAAAGAGGGCTTTCTGGACTATTCCAACGTCAAATTGATTGAGCAGGCAGCCGCCAAAAAAGCGGGTGGCAAAAAGAAGAAAGCCTCAGCTCGCAAATAA
- the rpmB gene encoding 50S ribosomal protein L28: MSRCELTGKGPVVKNLVSHSNIKTKSRSLPNIQQKRVFSRALNGLVSLKVAASAIRSMEHMGGFDTFILNQPDKALSKRALAVKARIKRQLSQEGKGEKK, translated from the coding sequence ATGTCTCGCTGTGAGCTGACAGGAAAAGGCCCCGTGGTGAAGAACCTGGTGAGCCATTCCAACATTAAGACCAAATCTCGTTCTTTGCCAAATATTCAGCAAAAACGTGTATTTAGCCGCGCCCTAAATGGCCTTGTTAGTTTGAAAGTGGCTGCAAGCGCTATTCGCTCCATGGAGCATATGGGTGGATTCGATACCTTTATCCTCAACCAGCCTGACAAAGCCCTGTCAAAGCGCGCTCTAGCCGTTAAAGCGCGGATCAAGCGCCAGCTCAGCCAGGAAGGTAAAGGAGAAAAGAAATGA
- the rpsR gene encoding 30S ribosomal protein S18 translates to MLKKNVRTKYRAEFPGDFHFDYKDPVTLSRFLMEGGKIIPSRISKLSASQQKSVAAAVKKARNLALLPQGTDAYDAYYRVETISPKPFEI, encoded by the coding sequence ATGCTAAAGAAAAATGTTCGTACCAAATATCGCGCTGAATTTCCTGGTGATTTTCACTTCGATTACAAAGACCCCGTCACTCTCAGCCGCTTCCTGATGGAAGGTGGGAAGATCATCCCTTCCCGCATCAGCAAGCTGAGCGCTAGCCAGCAGAAATCTGTAGCGGCTGCGGTGAAGAAAGCCCGTAATTTGGCTCTGCTTCCCCAGGGAACAGATGCTTACGATGCTTATTATCGCGTCGAGACCATCTCTCCTAAGCCGTTTGAGATTTAA
- a CDS encoding alginate export family protein — MKKLIALLALAGVASTAFAEGADFSHNAEFRLRYTLDQDQDGNADANPSSTNKWDQRFRWGSTFRAGEKLTAHLGLIHAAQWGANLGAGATNDGIGNLTGIADNQNMLLVNEAYGSWMATDELLIRFGRGGLPMADERVIGLNAWGATQNAFEGVLFTYDKEFARFNMFGVKVAELAGTAGTIASDPEINMYGFAMDWKNLPEWLKMAHIHVLQTNVDQATGLGLARESKMRYGFVLSGDMNNIDYRATYAVNSGEEGAAGSTTDNSGSMMDIEVGYSMPDMMNSRVSFLYHTDTGDDPNTANEDEGYDAFYYTKHDKAGWMDIYGFGNLTFMQLGWSMDLMEEMTLKAQYVIFSQTEKASAAATGANGSGWGGASATEDALGTEIDVEVMKKYEGGFSIAARLGMFTPGDEFKNTTMEDNYNQFMLEGKMTF; from the coding sequence ATGAAAAAGCTTATCGCGCTTCTGGCTCTGGCCGGTGTTGCAAGCACTGCCTTTGCTGAAGGAGCTGACTTTAGTCACAATGCTGAGTTTCGTCTTCGTTACACCCTTGACCAAGATCAAGATGGTAACGCCGATGCAAACCCCAGCTCTACTAACAAGTGGGACCAGCGCTTCCGTTGGGGCTCAACTTTCCGTGCCGGTGAGAAGCTTACAGCTCACTTGGGCCTGATTCACGCTGCTCAGTGGGGTGCAAACCTCGGAGCCGGTGCAACCAACGATGGTATTGGTAACCTCACTGGTATTGCTGATAACCAAAACATGCTTTTGGTTAACGAGGCCTATGGTTCATGGATGGCCACAGACGAGCTGCTGATCCGTTTTGGTCGTGGCGGCTTGCCCATGGCTGATGAGCGGGTGATTGGCTTGAATGCATGGGGAGCGACACAGAACGCCTTTGAAGGTGTGTTGTTCACCTATGACAAAGAATTTGCTCGCTTCAACATGTTTGGTGTGAAGGTGGCTGAGCTGGCAGGTACTGCTGGAACAATTGCCTCTGACCCTGAAATCAACATGTACGGTTTCGCCATGGACTGGAAGAACCTGCCTGAGTGGCTGAAGATGGCTCACATCCATGTGTTGCAGACCAATGTTGACCAAGCAACAGGTCTAGGTCTCGCTCGTGAGAGCAAGATGCGCTACGGCTTTGTCCTGTCTGGTGACATGAACAACATCGACTACCGCGCCACCTACGCTGTGAACTCTGGAGAAGAGGGCGCTGCCGGTTCCACAACTGACAACTCTGGTAGCATGATGGATATTGAGGTTGGTTACAGCATGCCTGACATGATGAACAGCCGTGTTTCCTTCCTGTACCACACTGACACCGGTGACGATCCGAACACTGCTAATGAGGACGAAGGTTACGATGCTTTCTACTACACAAAGCATGACAAAGCCGGATGGATGGACATCTACGGTTTTGGTAACCTGACTTTCATGCAGTTGGGCTGGAGCATGGACCTGATGGAAGAGATGACTCTTAAAGCTCAGTATGTGATCTTCTCTCAAACTGAGAAGGCTTCTGCTGCCGCCACTGGGGCCAATGGTTCTGGCTGGGGTGGAGCTAGCGCCACTGAGGACGCTCTGGGAACAGAGATCGATGTTGAAGTCATGAAAAAGTATGAGGGTGGATTTAGCATCGCTGCTCGCCTGGGCATGTTCACTCCTGGTGATGAGTTCAAGAACACCACTATGGAAGACAACTACAACCAGTTCATGTTGGAAGGTAAGATGACCTTCTAA
- a CDS encoding helix-turn-helix domain-containing protein yields MVDAHSGGVVALPEKDSTLFDNLVCGLKEISYETGVSENDILKLVRSHRFRNHVCAILLTKEGVAKAWDISTSFVNKLMKYEDLPFCKIGRSVRFPAVEVHAWLQQRRRV; encoded by the coding sequence ATGGTTGATGCGCACTCAGGAGGAGTGGTGGCTTTGCCGGAGAAGGACTCTACGCTCTTTGACAATCTGGTTTGTGGACTAAAGGAAATTTCTTATGAAACGGGAGTTTCAGAAAACGATATTTTAAAGCTCGTGAGGAGTCATCGTTTTCGCAATCATGTTTGTGCCATCCTGCTTACAAAAGAAGGCGTGGCAAAGGCTTGGGATATTTCAACAAGTTTTGTAAATAAACTCATGAAGTATGAAGATTTGCCGTTTTGTAAGATTGGAAGATCTGTACGATTTCCAGCAGTAGAAGTTCATGCGTGGCTCCAGCAAAGGAGACGTGTATGA